A stretch of the Nerophis ophidion isolate RoL-2023_Sa unplaced genomic scaffold, RoL_Noph_v1.0 HiC_scaffold_136, whole genome shotgun sequence genome encodes the following:
- the LOC133547613 gene encoding zinc finger protein OZF-like: MVKEDPSKRKTRRHGPSGVSFSSLTQTPPCKKEEEDSLTPHIKEEEEEEGISQPKWLEEFPVTGVPVKSEDDEVKGESEERGGGEPPSSSSTQHMTTEADGDHCGGSQADKLLAPLSDSEDTTSHSPDTDDEDSKDDKTCHTDNTHFTSSHSHKTFKYHSSLKRHMRIHTGEKPYVCSICGKGFVEKQSLKKHTILHTGENPFICSICGKGFVETHKLKEHMRTHTGEKPFSCSICGLSFSRKQHLKVHMRTHTGKKHFSCSVCGKGFTNGHNLKVHMTTHTGEKSFICSICSRGFVLSKYLKVHMRMHTGEKPFSCSICSLSFSRKEHLKVHMRIHTGKKPFSCSTCGKGFTQSQSLKIHKRTHIGEKPFSCSICGKGFTQSQSLKEHMKIHSVEKPFSCSICCKDFLNRQSVKVHMRTHTGEKPFSCSTCGKGFTQSQCLKRHTRTHTGEKSHSC, encoded by the coding sequence atggtgaaggaggatccatcgaagaggaagaccaggcgccacggaccctctggcgtctccttttcctctttgacacagacacctccctgtaaaaaggaagaggaagactcactgacgccccacattaaagaggaagaggaggaagagggcatcagtcagcctaaatggttggaggagttcccagtgactggtgtccctgtgaagagtgaagatgatgaggtgaaaggtgaaagtgaggagaggggagggggggagcctccaagcagcagctcaacacaacacatgacaacagaagctgatggagaccactgtggaggatcacaagcagacaagctcttagctccactatcagatagtgaggacacaacgtcacactctcctgacactgatgatgaagactctaaagatgataagacatgtcacactgacaacactcacttcacatcttctcactctcacaaaacctttaaataccatagttctctgaaaagacacatgagaatacacactggagaaaaaccttatgtctgttcaatctgtggtaaaggttttgttgaaaagcagagtttgaaaaaacacacaatattacacactggtgaaaacccttttatctgttcaatctgtggtaaaggttttgtcgaAACTCACaaattgaaagaacacatgagaacacacaccggtgaaaaacctttttcttgttcaatctgtggcttatctttttcaaggaagcaacatttgaaagtacacatgagaacgcacactggcaaaaaacatttttcctgttcagtctgtggtaaggGTTTTACAAATggtcacaatttgaaagtacacatgacaacgcacactggagaaaaatcttttatctgttcaatctgtagtagagGTTTTGTTCTAAGtaaatatttgaaagtacacatgagaatgcacactggagaaaaacctttttcttgttcaatctgtagcTTATCTTTTTCAAGGAaggaacatttgaaagtacacatgagaatacacactggcaaaaaacctttttcctgttcaacctgtggtaaaggttttacacaaagtcagagtttgaaaatacacaagagaacacacattggagaaaaacctttttcttgttcaatctgcggtaaaggttttacacaaagtcagagtttgaaagaacacatgaaaatacacagtgtagaaaaacctttttcttgttcaatttgtTGTAAAGATTTTTTAAATCGACAGTctgtaaaagtacacatgagaacacacactggcgaaaaacctttttcctgttcaacctgtggtaaaggttttacacaaagtcagtgtttgaaaagacacactagaacacacactggtgaaaaatcacattcctgttga
- the LOC133547614 gene encoding gastrula zinc finger protein XlCGF57.1-like isoform X1 encodes MSTLQMLRALVDQRLTAAVEEIFVVLERTIAEYQAELSRTKEENYQLLDAVFKKPQVVSHRTDVQQVSAESHEEIPSKQQEWSSSVGQKELQAPSHIKEEEEELSKQLQRVEEANDEDEAQSLQLHHSQSEENRGAELVSQHITEADGEHCEDIKSEPDSIFAPLSDMDHMMSHSSDHSDHIQKPLESKNDSKGDTRHHTNNKHFDCSQCGKSFKRKTDFTRHKRIHTGEKPFTCSVCKKSFSTKQHMTTHMRTHTGEKHFTCSVCKKSFSIKSAMTRHMRTHTGEKPFPCSVCKKSFSRKQHMTTHMRRHTGEKPFPCSVCPKRFSINEQMKRHMRTHTGEKPFTCSLCKKRFSRKLNMSTHMRTHTGEKPFTCPVCKKSFSTKLVMTRHMRTHTGEKPFSCTVCDKTFRVKYQVSKHKCVTVMEAAGI; translated from the exons atgtctacattacaaatgttgagagcgttggtggatcagcgactaactgctgccgttgaagaaatatttgtagtgttagaaagaacgatagcagaataccaggcggaactttctagaacaaaagaggaaaactatcaactactggacgctgttttcaagaaacctcaagttgtgtcacacagaacag acgtccagcaggtgtcagcagagagtcatgaagagattccctccaagcagcaggagtggagctccagtgtgggacagaaggagctacaggccccctcccacattaaagaggaagaggaggaactgtcgAAGCAGCTTCAAAGGGTGGAGGAggctaatgatgaagatgaagctcagtccttacagcttcatcacagtcaaagtgaggagaacagaggggcggagcttgtaagtcaacacatcacagaagctgatggagagcattgtgaagatataaagtcagaaccagacagcatctttgctccactgtcagacatggaccacatgatgtcacactcttctgatcacagtgaccacatccaaaaacctttggagagtaaaaatgactccaaaggtgatacgagacatcacactaacaacaaacactttgactgctctcaatgtgggaaatcatttaaaAGAAAGACTGATTTTACAAGACAcaagagaatacatactggagagaaaccttttacttgctctgtttgtaaaaaaagtttctccacaaagcaacacatgaccacacacatgagaacacacactggagagaaacattttacttgctctgtttgtaagaagagtttctccattaagtctgccatgaccagacacatgagaacacacactggagagaaaccttttccttgctctgtttgtaagaagagtttctccagaaagcaacacatgaccacccacatgagaagacacactggggAGAAACCTTTTCCATGCTCAGTGTGTCCCAAAAGATTCTCCATAAATGAGCaaatgaaaagacacatgagaacacacactggagagaaaccttttacttgctctcttTGTAAGAAGAGGTTTTCCAGAAAGCTTAACATGTccacgcacatgagaacacatactggagagaaaccatttacttgccctgtttgtaagaagagtttctccacaaagcttgtcatgaccagacacatgagaacacacactggagagaaaccgtttagttgcactgtgtgCGATAAAACATTCAGGGTtaagtatcaggtcagtaaacacaagtgtgtaacagtcatggaagctgcagggatttaa
- the LOC133547614 gene encoding uncharacterized protein LOC133547614 isoform X2 — MVLELEESSDPTVRNAQVPIRTGRKWQAGPEVAKAIGRLQHQEIVGRVQVGRAGLGWGDSPRLWSKATKRERRAMVVEEVSRANQEQYTIKAVSQGRQGRWTTWEGTLSRPISWADLWKMPQARLSFLLRATYDTLPCPRNLHQWYGQEESCPLCGAPNASLQHLLSSCKIGLTQGRFRWRHDQVLMKLAEILESSRREANSQPIAKQHSVMFVRPGEGKGDTSRRGPRSVLSLARDWSMRADIGKQLQFPREITTTSLRPDIVLWSAVTKSAMLVELTIPWEEGIQAAYERKAAKYADLAAECREAGWSTTIYPVEVGCRGFVGTSTIRLLRDVGLTGAKLRRETKALAEEAEKGSFWLWLRRRDKYWGSRQ, encoded by the coding sequence atggTTCTCGAGCTGGAAGAATCCTCAGATCCTACAGTGAGGAATGCACAGGTACCAATCCGAACAGGCCGGAAGTGGCAAGCAGGGCCAGAGGTTGCCAAAGCCATTGGCAGGCTCCAACACCAGGAGATAGTTGGCAGGGTGCAAGTAGGAAGAGCGGGGCTTGGCTGGGGAGATTCTCCACGCCTTTGGTCCAAGGCCACAAAGAGGGAACGCAGAGCCATGGTTGTGGAGGAGGTCTCAAGGGCGAACCAGGAGCAATATACCATCAAGGCCGTGTCTCAAGGTCGCCAAGGAAGATGGACCACTTGGGAAGGTACCCTTAGCAGACCCATCAGCTGGGCCGACCTATGGAAGATGCCCCAAGCCAGACTCAGCTTCCTACTCAGGGCAACTTATGACACCTTGCCATGCCCCAGAAACCTCCACCAGTGGTACGGCCAGGAGGAGAGCTGTCCCCTGTGTGGTGCTCCCAATGCCAGCCTGCAGCACTTGCTATCAAGCTGCAAGATCGGGCTGACACAGGGTCGCTTCAGATGGCGACATGATCAAGTCCTGATGAAACTGGCAGAAATCCTGGAGAGCAGTAGACGAGAGGCCAACAGCCAACCCATAGCCAAACAACATTCTGTCATGTTTGTGAGGCCAGGGGAAGGCAAAGGAGACACCAGCCGAAGAGGCCCCCGCAGTGTCCTCTCTCTGGCAAGGGACTGGAGTATGAGGGCTGACATTGGCAAACAGCTCCAATTCCCCCGTGAGATCACCACCACTTCACTCCGCCCAGACATTGTGCTGTGGTctgctgttaccaagtctgccatgctgGTTGAGCTtaccatcccctgggaggagggAATCCAGGCAGCATACGAGCGCAAAGCAGCCAAGTATGCAGATCTGGCTGCTGAGTGCAGAGAGGCAGGCTGGTCCACTACCATCTACCCTGTGGAAGTAGGCTGTCGGGGCTTCGTCGGTACATCAACCATAAGGCTGCTCCGAGATGTGGGATTGACTGGGGCTAAGCTCCGAAGGGAAACAAAGGCCCTTGCTGAGGAAGCAGAAAAGGGAAGTTTCTGGTTGTGGCTGAGGAGGAGAGATAAGTACTGGGGGTCGAGGCAATAA